CTGGCACGGACCATGCACGCGCACGAAAGAAACCCTCCCCCTTTATATAaagtcttctctctccctcctccccttTCCTTCATCCTCAAGGCGTGCCCTTGCTTGCTCtcattactctctctctctcaatccttctctctctagaaaacaCATCGATTGCTCCTGTTTCTCCATATGCCATGCTCGCCTCCTCCCTCGCTTCTCTCACTTCCCAGGAAAAGGCAACGGGAGGGAAGGAGAAAATTCTAGTGAGAGAAGAGATCTCCGCTTTCCAGTAATGCCCCTCTAGCCCGACCCGTCCTCTCGCGAGATTTGAGCGCCTTCCAAAACAGCAGCTTTCTGAACCCTTCTTTCGCAGACAGGCTCAACCACCTCTTTGTCTCTCTCCATCATTTTGTCTCTCGCCCTTTCTCCCTGTGCGCCAATCCTTGTGTTCTTGACATCTCTGTTCCCCCCGCACAGTTCTCTGGAGTGGGGGAAAAAGGTGGGGGAGACAGAAACATGTATAAGTCGGAGAGGACTCTGAGAGAAGAGAGATGTGCGCAAGTGAAGCACTACCCGTCTTTTTCTTCCACCCTCCTGGACGAAATCTACAGATCCATTGATGAGCCTGACCCAAAAGGCGAGGACTTGAAGTTTAACGGCGACGCGGCAATGGCGAGGAAACAGAGCATCCGGGAGAACAAGAAATGCGGCTCCAAAAGCGGCAAGTGCGCCGAGGAGAATCCCGCTCTTCACCGCGGGGTTTTCGTCAATAACAAGGTCGGTGACGATGGAGGAGCGAAAATGAGGCAGGTGAGGGAGGAATTCGAGAGGAAGCAGAGGAGGGATCGCGATCGCGACCACGATGCTCTGTTTTTCAGTTCGacctcgagctcgtcggatTCGAGCTGTGGTGGATTCTCCTCCTCGGACACCGAGTCCATGTATGGGCTCGTCAAGACGAGAAGCTCTTGCTTCGCTCCACCGCTACTACCGAGGCCTAAGCCGGTGAGGACCAACTCCTCTGCTAAACCGGAGAAAACAGAGAGGGCTCTGTTTCAGGAGCAGAGGAAGTCGCGTGACTTTGATCGTTATCGTCACGATTCCTCTGTCGAACAGAGCGCATACACTGAGGAAGGTATGATAAAGTCCAAATCGAGAGCTTTAAAAATTTATGCCAATCTGAAGAAGGTGAAGCAGCCGATTTCGCCGGGGGGCCGGCtctcaaatttcattaattcTCTCTTCACCACCACCAACACGAAGAAGTCAAAGTCGACCCCGGCGATCGGTGGTTATGGAGAACCAAATGCGGAGAGGAAATCTCAATCTGCGCATGCATCCGTGTGTTCCTCGGCTTCTTCGTTCTCGAGATCTTGCTTGAGCAAGCATTCCCCAGAAACTAGGCAAAAACTGCAAAACGGCCTGAAGAGGACGGTCCGGTTCTACCCGGTGAGCGTGATCGTGGACGAAGATTGCAGGCCATGTGGACATAAATCGCTGTACGAAGAAGATCACGCGGAGTACGCTTCGATTTCGATGCCGGTGTCGGTGCCGAGCGCGTGGAAAATCGGAGGCGGGAGGCCATCGACGTcgaggaaaacagaggaaacagaggaagtCAAATGCCACCCGATCGAGAAGAGCCGGCGCGTGGAGGAGGCGGCCAGAGAGTTCTTTAGAGATTACTACCAGAACCAGAAGAAGGTGAGGAACGACAGTTTCGCGGTGAGGGGTCACAGGGAGATTCACCAGGTCGGCCATGACAAGGCAGACGAGTgccgcgacgacgacgacgatgcgGCGAGCTATTCGAGCTCCGATCTGTTTGAGCTCGATCATCTTGCAGTGATAGGCAAAGAGAGGTATTGTGAAGAGCTTCCCGTGTATGAAACCACCCATGTTGGAAAGAATCGCGCCATTGCTAATGGACTGATGATGTAATTACTATTTCCCCATGATATTACAAGAACCACATTCTTATCTTAATGTCATAGTTTGATCAGTGTATGTGTTCTCTTGAATGAGGATTAACCCATTTAGGGTTTAGATTGGGTGGTGTACAAGCCGACGAAATCCTTTGAAGTTCACATTTAGATTTAGAGTCGCGCTCAATGTGCACGGGAGATCTTAATAGAGGGCATGGCGGCTCCTCGATAGACTCGAGCCAAAGTAAAAATTGACTAAGGTCGAACGACTTTTCGATAGATCTTGCTCACGAGTGTCCTTCGCCATTAATTAAGCATATGAAACGAGGAATGTTTCATTTTTCAAGgtaaatatcatttaaaatgaaaagaaaatgttatagatggaaaatattaaatctttctcgtttgattgattgatggttACATCAATAGAACCCGTTTTAATTAACTTTGATGATCCGGTGTGAATAGGAGGGAGgggagagaaaagtgaagaaagggaaagaagatgtatgaaaagaaaaggaaagatttaAGAGGGATCCCAAtcacaagaaaaatgagagagggTGGATGGAAAATGCATAGTTCTTGTGAAATGAAggtgatggaaaaaaaaaaagaggggaaaaggaGGGGCATGCCCACGGGAGTTGACAAAAGCGAGAGGCTTTTGCTTTCCTTCTTTGTCCCTCAACACATTTTGGATTGTAGTTGACATGTTCACTTTGCTTGAGCATTGCGTTAGCATCCACCTCCACAAAATCATCACACACTCCATCCAAAGAAATCCACATTTTCTTTCCAgatttaaatttctttctttcatctctcttttcttatgGTCGCAAAAGATTGCCGTCGATTTCATCATGAATTTAACATCACTCATCGAATGCTCTCATAGAGATGTAGATCCCCGTCAAAATTcaagtaagaaaagaaaaataaggatggGTAAAACCCAAAGCCGAAGATGACACTTTTAAGTTTACGAGGTACCATAGCCATGTGAACTTGAGAATTATTAGGAATAATACTATATAATGCAACTATATTATAAATTTGATTGCACATGTTGGACCCACAACGCCTCCTCATCAAATCAACAACTGTGATGAGGCGATTGTAGGTGCTGCGAAGCAGCTCAAAAGTCTAGATTTATTCAACAAGCATTTTTGCTGCACATAAAAACAGAAGCGTGTGGTGATTGGGTCGTGGACCACCGAAGTCCAAAATAGACAACTCCATACAACCTTTGGGTGCGTGCACAAACCCTAAGTACTTTTTGGTAGAAGCTTCATTGGTTCCTATTTAAAAAGTAAAgggagataaaataaaaaagacctAATTTCTAGGTAGttaattattattgtttttttaaaaattttgggtatttCGTTGAAGATACTCTAGCTTGGTTGTTTATGAGAAGAGAACAAGTAGTTGGGACTGGGGAGGATTTAAGTAATGTTACGCGCACGTAGCTACTAGAGCTAGGGCATTATTGAGCTAATTATTCAAATGTTGTTTTGGAGACGTGGGTGGATTTGATTAGTCTCGAAATAGGTACCATTACGGAATTTGACAATCTTGAAAATCAATAAGTGCACGTCTTGAATGGTGATGGCTGTGAATGTTTAGGTTAAATTTCTGTGTGATTA
This genomic stretch from Eucalyptus grandis isolate ANBG69807.140 chromosome 3, ASM1654582v1, whole genome shotgun sequence harbors:
- the LOC104440046 gene encoding protein BIG GRAIN 1-like A, whose translation is MYKSERTLREERCAQVKHYPSFSSTLLDEIYRSIDEPDPKGEDLKFNGDAAMARKQSIRENKKCGSKSGKCAEENPALHRGVFVNNKVGDDGGAKMRQVREEFERKQRRDRDRDHDALFFSSTSSSSDSSCGGFSSSDTESMYGLVKTRSSCFAPPLLPRPKPVRTNSSAKPEKTERALFQEQRKSRDFDRYRHDSSVEQSAYTEEGMIKSKSRALKIYANLKKVKQPISPGGRLSNFINSLFTTTNTKKSKSTPAIGGYGEPNAERKSQSAHASVCSSASSFSRSCLSKHSPETRQKLQNGLKRTVRFYPVSVIVDEDCRPCGHKSLYEEDHAEYASISMPVSVPSAWKIGGGRPSTSRKTEETEEVKCHPIEKSRRVEEAAREFFRDYYQNQKKVRNDSFAVRGHREIHQVGHDKADECRDDDDDAASYSSSDLFELDHLAVIGKERYCEELPVYETTHVGKNRAIANGLMM